In the genome of Pseudomonas sp. LBUM920, one region contains:
- a CDS encoding DUF6388 family protein — MSQPGDNHQRALDRFLTEHPEVATQLDTLNPLAAQAKRETLEQYRAERLHEAFEAEAERQNLFAWELTLKLTADSPEAFEAQRLEVHKEVAQMAGLSWADYCQLHGLAH, encoded by the coding sequence TTGTCCCAACCCGGCGATAACCACCAGCGCGCCCTGGACAGATTCTTGACCGAACATCCAGAGGTGGCCACGCAGCTGGACACCCTGAACCCGCTGGCTGCTCAAGCCAAGCGCGAAACCCTGGAGCAGTATCGCGCCGAACGCCTGCATGAAGCCTTCGAAGCCGAAGCTGAACGACAGAACCTGTTTGCCTGGGAGCTGACACTCAAGTTGACGGCCGATTCACCCGAGGCCTTCGAAGCCCAGCGCCTTGAAGTGCACAAGGAAGTCGCACAAATGGCCGGGTTGAGCTGGGCCGACTACTGCCAACTGCATGGCCTGGCCCATTGA
- the tssK gene encoding type VI secretion system baseplate subunit TssK, giving the protein MQVHKVIWQEGMLLRPQHLQHNDRYYHQQLNRTRLLGADAWGFLTLEVDLQYLNFGKVVVNQASGVLPDGSLFELGGTMEPLVLQVPANAGKQAIYLALPLDTGNQTEVRRQQQIDVLARYLACDIEVGDSNAGVDSRCHISCARPDLRLLLGDPPSEQSFVKLKIAQVLESTDEGGVSLDTDFIPSFIFLQGHGYLPSCLKEVISLLSSRGDAIAARIRGEGTAAGTEIGDFLMLQLINRTELELRHWLSQTHVRPQALFLALLSLFGELSTFANDSKRAHLDVRYRHDDQGESFRGLMEGVRGVLSMVLEQHAIELTLQQRQYGVLVCPVSDLKLLGTATFILAATAQCDSEELRHRLPSHLKIGPVERIRELVNLHLAGIKVKPLPVAPRQIPFHAGKTYFMLDLSARDITQLEQSGGFAFHVGGEFTALELNFWAIRN; this is encoded by the coding sequence ATGCAGGTTCATAAAGTCATCTGGCAGGAAGGCATGCTGTTACGGCCGCAGCATCTGCAGCACAACGATCGCTATTACCACCAGCAGCTCAATCGGACGCGCTTGCTGGGGGCTGATGCGTGGGGGTTTCTGACGCTGGAAGTCGATTTGCAATACCTCAATTTCGGCAAGGTGGTGGTCAACCAGGCCAGTGGCGTATTGCCGGACGGTAGTCTGTTCGAGTTGGGCGGGACGATGGAACCGCTGGTCTTGCAGGTGCCCGCCAACGCCGGCAAACAGGCGATTTATCTTGCGCTGCCGCTGGATACCGGCAATCAGACCGAAGTTCGCCGCCAGCAGCAGATCGACGTTCTGGCTCGCTATCTGGCGTGTGACATCGAGGTGGGGGATTCGAATGCCGGTGTCGACTCCCGGTGTCACATCAGTTGCGCGCGTCCTGACCTGCGTCTGCTGCTGGGCGACCCTCCGAGCGAGCAGAGCTTCGTCAAACTCAAGATTGCCCAGGTGCTGGAGTCGACCGATGAAGGCGGCGTGAGCCTGGACACCGACTTCATTCCCTCCTTCATTTTTCTGCAGGGCCACGGGTACTTGCCGTCGTGCCTCAAGGAAGTGATCAGCCTGCTCTCCAGTCGCGGGGATGCCATTGCAGCACGTATTCGGGGTGAAGGCACCGCCGCAGGCACGGAAATCGGCGACTTTCTGATGCTGCAATTGATCAATCGCACCGAGTTGGAATTGCGTCACTGGCTGAGCCAGACCCACGTGCGCCCGCAAGCCTTGTTCCTGGCATTACTGTCGCTGTTCGGTGAGTTATCTACGTTCGCCAACGACAGCAAACGTGCGCACCTGGATGTGCGTTATCGACATGACGACCAGGGAGAAAGTTTTCGCGGGTTGATGGAGGGCGTGCGTGGCGTGCTGTCAATGGTGCTTGAGCAACACGCCATCGAGTTGACGCTGCAGCAACGCCAATACGGGGTGTTGGTATGCCCGGTGAGCGACCTGAAATTGCTCGGCACTGCGACGTTTATTTTGGCGGCCACTGCTCAGTGTGATTCGGAGGAATTGCGCCATCGCCTGCCTTCGCATTTGAAGATCGGGCCGGTGGAGCGCATACGCGAGCTGGTCAACTTGCACTTGGCGGGAATCAAGGTCAAGCCATTGCCTGTGGCGCCACGGCAGATTCCGTTTCATGCCGGCAAAACCTATTTCATGCTGGATCTGAGTGCCCGCGACATCACGCAGCTGGAGCAGTCGGGTGGTTTCGCCTTCCATGTAGGCGGTGAATTTACAGCGCTCGAACTCAACTTCTGGGCCATCAGGAACTGA
- the tagH gene encoding type VI secretion system-associated FHA domain protein TagH — protein sequence MQLMLELLGTEDGSRAPTARKLFSAAGGVIGRGAGCDWVIPDASRLLSSHHGLVAYREGQYLLTDISSNGIGVAGSAERLRKGQARLISDGDVFQLGTLLIQAKLVALMQPCGAQWDANTGLIPDDAYLALDPIQALDVEQQRQTTSQDLEALADAGDTSGPWADDRVTNRDHLALPRRAVPAQEAVSIRSDAMPAAGSDVFWEQFATALGISLETLDATGREALAIRAARLLRMEVEGLQQSLRTCEELKNEMNLPLFETLQRRRSPLRDSVETDAVMAMLLGTEDLGQLPAEHAITQAHRDMQVHQVALLAACRNALRTTRSAFAPGHLLTCFEYQGQRRRLFTDGGYWRAYQRHYQRLLEDEQFTDRLPGSDFAKAYEEQVRLISTLHVDYPG from the coding sequence ATGCAACTTATGCTTGAGCTTTTGGGTACCGAGGACGGAAGCCGCGCACCCACGGCGCGCAAGCTTTTTTCCGCTGCGGGCGGTGTGATCGGTCGTGGTGCCGGGTGTGACTGGGTGATTCCGGACGCCAGCCGTCTGCTCTCCAGTCACCATGGTTTGGTCGCCTATCGTGAGGGCCAATACCTGTTGACGGATATCAGCAGCAACGGTATCGGCGTAGCCGGCAGCGCCGAACGTCTGCGCAAGGGGCAGGCGCGATTGATCAGTGACGGCGACGTTTTTCAACTGGGAACCTTGTTGATTCAGGCGAAACTGGTGGCGTTGATGCAGCCTTGCGGTGCGCAATGGGACGCCAACACAGGACTGATTCCCGATGATGCATACCTGGCGTTGGACCCTATTCAAGCGCTCGATGTCGAGCAGCAGCGTCAGACCACGTCGCAGGACCTGGAGGCATTGGCAGATGCGGGCGACACGTCGGGTCCGTGGGCCGACGATCGGGTAACCAACAGGGATCATCTGGCGTTACCCCGGCGAGCTGTACCCGCTCAGGAAGCCGTCTCGATTCGCTCCGATGCGATGCCTGCAGCAGGCAGCGACGTTTTTTGGGAGCAGTTTGCGACAGCACTGGGTATTAGCCTGGAAACCCTTGATGCGACGGGCCGCGAGGCGTTGGCGATCAGAGCAGCGCGCCTGCTGCGTATGGAGGTAGAGGGGCTGCAACAAAGTCTGCGGACTTGTGAAGAGCTCAAAAACGAGATGAATCTGCCGCTTTTCGAGACGCTGCAAAGGCGCCGGAGCCCTCTTAGAGACAGCGTCGAAACCGACGCTGTAATGGCGATGCTGCTAGGCACGGAGGATCTTGGCCAGTTGCCGGCCGAACACGCCATCACCCAGGCCCACCGGGATATGCAAGTTCATCAGGTTGCGTTGCTGGCGGCCTGCCGCAATGCACTGCGCACTACGCGCAGCGCCTTTGCCCCGGGTCATCTGCTGACATGCTTCGAATACCAGGGGCAACGGCGCCGACTTTTCACCGACGGAGGGTATTGGCGGGCTTATCAGCGTCACTACCAGCGTTTGCTCGAGGATGAGCAGTTCACCGATCGTCTGCCAGGCAGTGACTTCGCCAAGGCTTACGAAGAGCAGGTTCGCTTGATCTCAACCTTGCACGTCGATTATCCAGGATGA
- a CDS encoding serine/threonine-protein kinase translates to MNDTSMAPCLLAGRYHLERELGRGGMGVVYRARDLLHEQFGASCSSVAIKLLGETVSQCPDAHVLLYSEFSLTRSLRHDGVVRAFSFEVDTTSQAAFFTMELMHGITLDRLLPECPTGLPWRELQPMVLQLLDALVYIHQQNVLHGDIKPANVMVSEEGVRLFDFGLSHAQAPGAAGLPSLNRDRFNAWTPAYVAPELLAGGALSTAADLYGVACVVYELAHGQRLDGRQPMHTLVRPRQLPKRCWPALRSALAVDPERRELSVAELREAIANQPRRGWL, encoded by the coding sequence ATGAATGACACATCAATGGCGCCCTGCCTACTCGCCGGGCGTTATCACCTCGAACGCGAGTTGGGCAGGGGCGGGATGGGCGTGGTTTATCGCGCTCGTGACTTGTTGCACGAGCAATTTGGCGCGTCCTGCTCCAGCGTGGCAATCAAGCTGCTGGGCGAGACCGTGTCTCAGTGCCCGGACGCGCATGTGCTGTTGTACAGCGAGTTTTCCCTGACCCGCAGCCTGCGCCACGACGGTGTGGTGCGGGCATTTTCGTTCGAGGTTGATACAACCAGCCAGGCCGCGTTTTTCACGATGGAATTGATGCATGGCATCACGCTGGACCGGCTGCTGCCCGAGTGCCCCACTGGGTTGCCCTGGCGAGAACTGCAACCGATGGTCTTACAGCTTTTGGATGCATTGGTTTACATCCATCAGCAAAACGTACTGCACGGCGATATCAAGCCTGCCAATGTCATGGTCAGTGAAGAAGGTGTGCGGTTGTTCGATTTCGGCCTGAGCCATGCGCAGGCGCCGGGGGCGGCGGGGTTGCCGAGTTTGAATCGTGACCGTTTTAACGCGTGGACACCCGCGTACGTTGCCCCGGAATTACTCGCCGGCGGGGCGCTGAGCACCGCCGCCGACCTGTATGGCGTGGCCTGCGTAGTGTACGAGCTGGCCCATGGCCAACGCCTGGATGGGCGTCAGCCAATGCACACCTTGGTTCGGCCTCGGCAACTGCCCAAGCGCTGCTGGCCAGCCTTGCGCTCGGCCCTGGCGGTTGACCCTGAACGTCGAGAGCTGAGCGTCGCCGAGTTACGCGAAGCGATAGCCAACCAGCCTCGACGCGGGTGGCTGTAA
- a CDS encoding PP2C family serine/threonine-protein phosphatase has translation MGGHQGGDVASQWVVRSLASLSATGDLNQRVNAARQRLQQVSQQLAKAGNRSDARGGVTMGSTVVALLLEQGRAACVWAGDSRCYLWREQRLYQLSRDHSLQQRLMDEGQLSVAQARAHPEARALTRAIGARTPLQLEVLELSTRPGDVFLLASDGLYQALSHADLGLALSVGTPQQVLECLFATVLRRPARDDLTAVVVKP, from the coding sequence ATGGGCGGTCACCAGGGCGGTGATGTGGCTAGCCAATGGGTGGTCCGCAGTCTCGCTTCATTGTCTGCCACAGGTGACCTTAATCAGCGCGTCAACGCGGCTCGGCAACGTTTGCAACAGGTCAGCCAACAGTTGGCGAAGGCGGGTAACCGGTCTGACGCGCGCGGCGGTGTCACGATGGGCAGTACGGTGGTGGCATTGCTGCTCGAGCAGGGGCGCGCCGCCTGTGTGTGGGCAGGGGACAGTCGATGTTATCTGTGGCGCGAACAAAGGCTTTACCAATTATCGCGTGATCATTCACTGCAGCAGCGCCTCATGGATGAGGGCCAATTGAGTGTGGCGCAAGCTCGAGCCCACCCGGAGGCCAGGGCATTGACCCGGGCCATCGGTGCACGAACGCCGCTGCAGCTTGAGGTGCTGGAACTCAGCACCCGGCCAGGGGACGTATTTCTGCTGGCCAGCGATGGGTTGTATCAGGCGCTCAGTCACGCAGACCTGGGACTTGCGTTGAGCGTGGGAACGCCGCAGCAGGTGCTGGAATGTTTATTTGCGACGGTATTGCGCAGGCCCGCGCGGGATGATTTGACCGCCGTGGTGGTAAAGCCATGA
- the tssJ gene encoding type VI secretion system lipoprotein TssJ, translating to MSRAALATTLLLLGLLAGCSSVSPFSTLTKLDMALAASEQVNPDLHGRPSPVVVHLIELRHAVAFENADFFSLYSNAEQSLPKDWLRSEELELRPGERLALKLGLEPGTRFLGVLAAYRDLPHVQWRWVVPITPQQLTRADLVLDQTGIRVSSSMHGQESE from the coding sequence ATGTCTCGAGCCGCGCTTGCAACCACGCTGCTTTTGCTCGGCCTGTTGGCCGGCTGCAGCAGCGTGTCGCCGTTTTCTACCTTGACCAAGCTGGACATGGCGCTGGCCGCCAGTGAGCAAGTCAACCCCGACCTTCACGGCAGGCCATCTCCGGTGGTAGTGCACTTGATCGAGTTGCGGCACGCCGTGGCATTTGAGAATGCCGACTTCTTCAGTCTGTACAGCAATGCCGAGCAATCGCTGCCCAAGGACTGGCTGCGCAGTGAGGAACTTGAACTGCGCCCGGGTGAGCGGCTGGCGCTCAAGCTCGGGCTCGAACCAGGCACGCGTTTCTTGGGCGTGCTGGCGGCGTATCGAGATCTGCCCCATGTTCAATGGCGGTGGGTCGTGCCCATTACCCCGCAGCAGTTAACCCGTGCCGATCTTGTGCTGGACCAGACGGGTATCCGCGTTTCTTCGTCCATGCATGGCCAGGAGTCCGAATGA
- a CDS encoding type VI secretion protein, with protein MPDRPWQAVVLVLCLLSGCSANYVFDDADYRPLGEPRAITRGQ; from the coding sequence ATGCCTGATCGTCCGTGGCAAGCCGTTGTGCTTGTGTTGTGTCTGCTGAGTGGCTGCAGCGCCAATTACGTATTTGACGACGCTGATTACCGCCCGCTGGGTGAGCCCAGGGCGATCACTCGTGGCCAGTGA
- a CDS encoding serine hydrolase → MRPILPLTFVLLVFSSVAVYASVTDFPDAQASDPARLKWMVGAPPPPDRTVRFDDGSYFRFPAMRWSVANFRQLMPTLNVPRGLGAPLPLPRQLDPRIDALPVVPTGASQPLTWRQALDATYTDGIVVLHRGNVVYERYFGVLTDDGQHAAMSVTKSVIGTLDAMLVADGTLDARRKIADYVPELGESAFGSATLRQVLDMTTALDYSEDYADPNAHVWAHAQAGNPLPKPKDYTGPRSYFEFLQTVRQRGEHGQAFGYKTVNTDVLGWVIARVTGRNVAQLLSERIWSRLGSEQDAYFTVDSIGTPFAGGGLNAGLRDMARFGEMLRNGGRFNGEQIVPESVVKDIRQGGDKEAFAKAGYSQLKGWSYRAMWWVSHNPDGAYMARGVHGQSIYIDPAAEMVIVRFASHPVAANAANDGVTLPAYAALARYLLENPGT, encoded by the coding sequence ATGCGACCTATCCTGCCGCTGACTTTTGTATTGCTGGTTTTTTCAAGCGTCGCCGTCTACGCCAGCGTGACAGATTTTCCTGACGCCCAGGCCAGTGATCCTGCTCGCCTCAAATGGATGGTCGGCGCCCCACCGCCACCGGACCGCACCGTGCGTTTTGACGATGGCAGCTATTTTCGCTTCCCGGCGATGCGCTGGAGCGTGGCGAACTTTCGCCAACTGATGCCCACGCTCAATGTTCCCCGTGGGCTCGGCGCGCCCTTGCCGCTGCCCCGGCAGCTCGACCCACGAATCGATGCGCTGCCCGTCGTGCCTACCGGCGCCAGCCAACCGCTGACGTGGCGCCAGGCACTGGATGCCACCTACACCGATGGCATTGTGGTATTGCACCGTGGGAACGTCGTGTACGAGCGCTACTTCGGCGTGTTGACGGACGATGGGCAACACGCGGCCATGTCCGTCACCAAATCGGTGATAGGCACACTGGACGCGATGCTGGTGGCTGACGGCACCCTCGATGCGCGTAGGAAAATCGCCGACTATGTGCCCGAACTGGGCGAGTCCGCGTTTGGCAGCGCCACACTGCGCCAGGTCCTGGACATGACCACGGCCCTGGATTACAGCGAAGACTATGCCGACCCCAACGCGCACGTCTGGGCCCATGCACAGGCCGGCAATCCACTGCCCAAACCCAAGGACTACACCGGGCCGCGGAGTTATTTCGAGTTTCTGCAAACGGTGCGGCAACGCGGTGAACACGGGCAGGCATTTGGCTACAAGACGGTGAATACCGACGTGCTTGGCTGGGTGATCGCACGCGTCACCGGGCGCAACGTCGCGCAACTGCTCAGCGAGCGCATCTGGAGCCGGCTGGGCAGTGAACAGGACGCCTATTTCACCGTGGACTCCATCGGCACACCGTTCGCCGGTGGCGGCTTGAACGCCGGGCTGCGGGACATGGCCCGTTTCGGTGAAATGCTGCGCAATGGCGGCCGCTTCAATGGCGAGCAGATCGTGCCTGAAAGCGTGGTCAAGGATATTCGCCAGGGCGGCGATAAAGAGGCTTTTGCCAAGGCAGGCTATAGTCAACTCAAAGGATGGAGTTATCGTGCCATGTGGTGGGTCAGTCATAACCCCGATGGCGCCTACATGGCCCGCGGCGTCCACGGCCAGAGTATCTACATCGACCCCGCGGCCGAGATGGTGATTGTGCGCTTTGCTTCCCATCCGGTTGCGGCCAATGCCGCGAACGACGGTGTCACCTTGCCGGCCTATGCGGCCCTGGCACGCTACCTGCTCGAAAACCCGGGCACCTGA
- the tssM gene encoding type VI secretion system membrane subunit TssM, with product MNAFFKSARTVLGTIWVWSLLLVLSCALLVWCFGPLLAVDDHRFWQGASARLVTISVLFLLWGLAMVLAGIRRAAELKRPERLARHEQLGWVEDEQRQVRGRFKEAVHRLKTSPRYAGHNQRWRNNLPWYLLIGEQGSGKTRLLAAAGLQLPFDRVDAMAVAGTAHAEWHFAGEGVLIDTPGRYLTQPDSTLDAAGWSMLLRLLRQRRRVRPLNGVVVALSVETLLGRNEHDLDLQARQVHSRLQEVQRTLHVDVPIYLVLTQADRVPGFAEFFDAPQGEEAESVLGQPLDVGKGGVDIAQVRRAFDELLQRLSGELITRLHQERNVERRGPMLDFPQQAAQLGERLCLFVESAFSAHRYQRISGLRGFYLTCAGDRHSHFVQGLFSRVIFAEADLAGLQTPEQRRIHLRQGLLAMAVVLVLGSAGWLWTHSYTVNQQRLAQVAALAMQPAPATQSADDTLTLLALLDARWAATQVFPATEDARFVERAGLYQGELSRPPLTHAYQLAVQQLLLDRLTVVLGEQVRTSLGNRERLLENLRAYLMLNLRERRDTGWLAQHMADHWSARYPGDASLHKRLNEHLARLLEQPFTASLDEALVAKAREELRGESLADVVYRVLREQSRNLEPLRLAEGRVFAGIDPPIPGFYTKRYWQYFEAQGPRLVNAIAQDNWVLGEGADLSAMDLRRLMIELQQRYFSEYADTWSAALGRVSLQRSDSLRQDAEQLAGLTSAQSPLMQLLLLLRENTRLLSGHDALANVPVQTGALGVIAQTAVAEGAKAVLPDSARRALQRRFEPLHQLLDDQHNPGVELTQALRLLDELHLQLAALNRESSPEQAAFQRVKRRMEGQQDVLGTLRDAAARLPLPLAGWFEGMADNSWRHLLDGAYAHVNQRYHSEVYGLYAKAIRQRYPFDAHASSDVALNDFQEFFKPQGVMARFYESYLRPFVSVDGNRYRLRGVDGSGLPVSRSVLDQLTKAEVIRQVFFTEPQGEVSVRFTVAPYSLDQSVSRATLRFGDKQLEYRHGPIVPMVFDWPMEADNGRSSLVLERGTEQRPLGIEKDTGAWSLFRFFDLMQREPATGRHALIFKADLAGLRANYLLTSQRTPSPFDMEAWRTFRLPEQL from the coding sequence ATGAACGCATTCTTCAAGAGCGCGCGCACCGTGCTGGGCACGATTTGGGTCTGGAGCTTGTTGCTGGTACTTTCCTGCGCGTTGTTGGTGTGGTGTTTCGGTCCGCTGCTGGCCGTGGATGATCACCGCTTCTGGCAAGGCGCGAGTGCTCGCCTGGTCACTATCAGCGTGTTGTTTCTGCTGTGGGGACTGGCGATGGTCCTTGCCGGCATACGCCGGGCAGCTGAGCTCAAGAGACCTGAACGCCTGGCACGCCATGAGCAACTGGGATGGGTTGAGGACGAACAGCGACAGGTACGCGGTCGCTTCAAAGAGGCCGTCCACCGCTTGAAAACCTCGCCGCGGTACGCAGGGCACAATCAGCGATGGCGTAATAACTTGCCCTGGTACCTGTTGATCGGCGAGCAGGGCAGTGGCAAGACGCGGCTGTTGGCGGCGGCGGGCTTACAGCTGCCATTTGATCGCGTAGACGCGATGGCGGTGGCAGGCACGGCTCATGCTGAATGGCATTTCGCTGGCGAAGGTGTACTTATCGATACCCCCGGTCGTTACCTGACGCAACCTGACAGCACGCTAGACGCCGCCGGCTGGTCAATGCTGTTGCGTCTGCTCAGGCAGCGGCGCCGAGTGCGCCCGCTTAATGGCGTGGTGGTGGCCTTGTCGGTTGAAACATTGTTGGGCCGTAATGAGCATGATCTGGACCTGCAGGCTCGCCAAGTGCACTCACGCCTGCAGGAGGTTCAGCGAACGTTGCACGTGGACGTTCCCATCTATCTGGTGTTGACCCAGGCTGACCGCGTGCCGGGGTTTGCCGAGTTCTTTGATGCGCCTCAGGGAGAAGAGGCAGAAAGCGTGCTTGGCCAGCCACTCGATGTTGGCAAGGGCGGCGTTGACATCGCACAGGTGCGCCGTGCGTTCGACGAGCTGCTACAGCGTTTAAGCGGTGAACTGATCACGCGATTGCATCAGGAGCGCAATGTCGAGCGCCGTGGCCCTATGCTCGACTTCCCCCAGCAGGCGGCCCAACTCGGCGAGCGGTTGTGCCTGTTCGTGGAGTCGGCTTTTTCCGCGCATCGTTATCAGCGCATCAGCGGGTTGCGGGGTTTCTATCTGACCTGCGCCGGCGACAGGCACAGTCATTTCGTGCAGGGCCTGTTCAGTCGGGTGATCTTTGCCGAGGCAGACCTCGCCGGTCTGCAGACCCCGGAGCAACGGCGCATCCATTTGCGCCAGGGATTACTGGCCATGGCCGTTGTGCTGGTTCTCGGGAGCGCAGGCTGGCTGTGGACGCACAGCTACACCGTCAATCAGCAGCGCCTGGCGCAAGTGGCTGCACTGGCGATGCAACCCGCACCCGCTACGCAGAGTGCTGACGACACCCTCACACTGCTGGCGCTGTTGGATGCCCGCTGGGCGGCAACGCAGGTTTTCCCTGCAACAGAAGACGCGCGGTTTGTTGAGCGCGCCGGCCTTTATCAGGGTGAATTGAGCCGTCCACCCTTGACCCACGCGTATCAGCTGGCCGTGCAGCAGCTGTTACTGGACCGGCTAACGGTAGTGCTTGGGGAGCAAGTACGCACCAGCCTTGGCAATCGTGAGCGACTGCTGGAAAACCTGCGCGCCTACCTGATGCTCAATCTGCGCGAGCGCCGGGATACCGGGTGGTTGGCGCAGCACATGGCAGACCATTGGTCTGCGCGTTATCCAGGTGATGCGTCGCTGCACAAACGCCTGAATGAACACTTGGCGCGGCTGCTTGAGCAACCGTTCACTGCGTCGCTCGATGAAGCCCTCGTGGCGAAGGCTCGCGAAGAGTTGCGGGGTGAGTCCCTGGCAGATGTGGTTTACCGGGTGTTGCGCGAGCAATCACGCAACCTCGAGCCTTTGCGGCTTGCCGAGGGCAGGGTATTCGCGGGTATTGATCCGCCTATTCCCGGGTTTTACACCAAAAGGTATTGGCAGTACTTCGAGGCACAGGGGCCGCGGCTGGTGAATGCCATCGCGCAGGACAACTGGGTATTGGGGGAGGGCGCCGACCTCAGTGCCATGGACTTGCGGCGGCTGATGATTGAGCTGCAGCAGCGCTATTTCAGCGAATATGCCGATACCTGGAGTGCCGCCCTTGGCCGCGTCAGCCTGCAACGCAGTGACAGTTTGAGGCAGGATGCCGAACAGCTCGCGGGCTTGACGTCTGCGCAGTCGCCGCTGATGCAATTGTTGCTGCTGTTGCGAGAAAACACGCGTTTGCTGTCCGGTCATGACGCTTTGGCCAACGTACCCGTTCAGACGGGAGCGTTGGGGGTAATCGCTCAGACGGCCGTGGCTGAAGGGGCGAAAGCGGTCCTTCCAGACTCTGCCCGCCGAGCGTTGCAACGACGCTTTGAGCCACTGCACCAGTTGCTCGACGACCAGCACAACCCGGGCGTCGAGTTGACGCAGGCATTACGCCTGCTCGACGAGCTGCACCTGCAACTGGCTGCGCTCAACCGCGAGAGCTCGCCCGAACAGGCAGCTTTTCAACGGGTAAAGCGGCGAATGGAGGGGCAGCAGGATGTGCTCGGCACTCTGCGTGACGCCGCTGCACGGTTACCGCTGCCGCTCGCAGGCTGGTTTGAAGGGATGGCAGACAACAGCTGGCGTCACCTGTTGGACGGGGCCTATGCGCACGTCAATCAGCGCTATCACAGTGAAGTGTATGGACTGTATGCCAAGGCGATCCGCCAGCGTTACCCGTTCGATGCTCATGCGAGCAGCGATGTTGCCCTTAATGATTTTCAAGAGTTCTTCAAACCCCAGGGCGTCATGGCGCGCTTTTATGAAAGCTACCTGCGGCCTTTCGTCAGCGTTGACGGCAACCGTTACAGGTTGCGTGGTGTGGATGGCAGTGGCTTGCCGGTTTCGCGTTCGGTGCTGGATCAACTGACGAAAGCCGAGGTTATCCGCCAGGTGTTTTTCACTGAGCCACAGGGTGAGGTGTCGGTTCGATTTACCGTGGCGCCCTACAGCCTGGATCAGTCGGTCAGCCGGGCGACCCTGCGCTTTGGCGATAAGCAGCTGGAATACCGCCATGGTCCCATCGTGCCCATGGTGTTTGACTGGCCGATGGAGGCCGACAACGGTCGCAGCAGCCTGGTATTGGAGCGGGGCACGGAGCAACGCCCCCTGGGTATCGAGAAAGATACCGGCGCCTGGTCGTTGTTCAGGTTTTTTGACTTGATGCAGAGAGAGCCGGCGACCGGCAGGCATGCGCTGATATTCAAGGCCGACCTTGCCGGGCTGCGGGCCAATTACTTGCTGACCAGTCAGCGTACGCCCAGCCCGTTTGACATGGAGGCGTGGCGCACTTTCCGCCTGCCTGAGCAACTGTGA
- the icmH gene encoding type IVB secretion system protein IcmH/DotU has translation MDSEYLQDEKTVLLDHQGRGPGNGPITDFPAPPRFEQLEDRMIYAAHERGTPRFKMGFNPLVEAAWALLSQVVQLKSASGRESLGTVNDRMVLAITQFEARALHSGVESSQVMSARYVLCSVLDEAVVTTAWGSRSDWSKMSLLSRFHNETFGGEKVFQLLERLSRDPVKHLAMLELMYLCLSIGFEGKYRIMERGVSQLEAVRDALYRQIRHVRGEPLSAPLQPTRAGRARRKRLPVIPVTWVAVFTLACLLAMYTGFAWRLGEEAKRALQPFQFSASELTQTPL, from the coding sequence ATGGACAGTGAATACCTGCAGGATGAAAAGACTGTTTTGCTCGACCATCAGGGCCGTGGGCCGGGAAACGGCCCGATAACGGATTTCCCTGCGCCGCCGCGCTTTGAGCAGTTGGAAGATCGAATGATCTACGCCGCCCATGAGCGAGGTACCCCGCGCTTCAAGATGGGGTTCAACCCTCTCGTTGAGGCCGCATGGGCGTTGTTGTCGCAAGTGGTTCAGCTCAAGAGCGCCTCTGGCCGCGAAAGCTTGGGCACGGTCAACGACAGGATGGTATTGGCGATCACTCAGTTTGAAGCCCGCGCCTTGCACAGTGGTGTCGAGAGCAGCCAGGTGATGTCGGCACGTTATGTGTTGTGCAGCGTCCTCGATGAAGCCGTGGTGACCACGGCGTGGGGCAGCCGCAGTGACTGGTCGAAGATGAGCCTGTTGAGCCGCTTTCACAACGAAACCTTCGGTGGGGAGAAGGTCTTCCAACTGCTGGAGCGGCTGTCCCGCGATCCGGTCAAGCACCTGGCGATGCTGGAGCTGATGTACCTGTGCCTCTCCATCGGGTTCGAAGGCAAATACCGAATCATGGAGCGAGGTGTCAGCCAACTTGAAGCCGTGCGCGATGCCTTGTACCGACAGATCCGGCACGTGCGAGGCGAGCCACTGTCGGCGCCTTTGCAGCCCACGCGAGCAGGGCGTGCGCGACGTAAACGATTACCCGTCATCCCGGTGACTTGGGTCGCAGTCTTTACCCTGGCCTGTTTGTTGGCGATGTACACAGGATTTGCCTGGCGGCTGGGTGAAGAAGCCAAGCGGGCGCTGCAACCCTTTCAATTTTCGGCGTCGGAACTGACTCAGACGCCCTTGTAA